The following are from one region of the Leptospira selangorensis genome:
- the hpt gene encoding hypoxanthine phosphoribosyltransferase — translation MKNNTSSFNNIPFQTLFSEEMISSRVKELGLQIANDYQGKNPVFICVLRGGVYFFSDLTKAVPIPIELDFIQAKSYVGTESTGNVELIKDLDSDITGRDVLIVEDIVDTGRTLKFLISHIFSKKPKSLEVTSLLFKEGGEAAGYPIKYVGWNIGKEFVIGYGLDYDGKFRNLPGVFLYSEE, via the coding sequence ATGAAGAATAATACTTCAAGTTTTAATAATATACCTTTTCAAACCTTATTCAGTGAGGAAATGATCTCTTCTCGGGTCAAAGAATTAGGCCTACAGATCGCTAATGATTACCAAGGAAAAAATCCAGTTTTCATATGCGTCCTTAGAGGTGGAGTTTACTTCTTCTCCGATCTGACTAAAGCGGTTCCAATCCCGATAGAATTGGATTTTATCCAAGCAAAATCATATGTCGGAACGGAATCTACTGGAAACGTAGAATTGATCAAAGACTTGGATTCTGATATTACAGGAAGAGATGTTTTAATTGTAGAAGATATCGTGGATACCGGCCGCACTCTGAAATTTCTGATCTCTCATATTTTTTCAAAAAAACCCAAGTCTTTGGAAGTAACATCCTTATTATTTAAAGAAGGTGGGGAAGCTGCGGGATACCCAATCAAATATGTCGGCTGGAATATAGGAAAAGAATTCGTGATCGGATATGGATTGGATTACGACGGCAAATTCAGAAATCTGCCTGGAGTATTCCTTTATTCAGAAGAATGA